The DNA sequence tgagttttgaaaataaaaagcacgtaattcatttaggccgtgctcgccctgacatgattattttattataaacgacgcgatgggtttttcaaacattttaatagttctttttacaacaagtatccttggctcacgggaaattgtaaattaaataaaatgttttgttttccttgcttgttatgctcagattctaacagcttatggagccacacgggattgaatgatattaataatcttacaaattcatctaaaaacatgttcagaccgaaaaacatatccgtagttgtttatcattgcatgatttcggaaatcataggatagaaacattttttgctaatacgcatgtagttcataataagaatgctaaagaaaattcatcgtacaagatataagatacaagccataataactaaaattcacgcatcacaagcaaggtaaggtttttttttggtccggcttcccttctaagaaaattcacccttcgccactgAAATCTAATCCATAATGCATTTTGTATCATCTTTTTTTCAGGCAAACTATTCTGCGGCAATCAGACGGTATTCACGATGGACTAGGTAAGCGAGTACCTGTGCTACCAATTTCGTTACATTTACCAAATGTAAAAACAGATATTACCTTAAACATTCTTTTTCCTTGTTACTAGGAGCACCGCTATGGGACCTGACCCTCAGTTTATTCATCTCATGGGTAATTGTTTTCCTGATCGTCTCCAGAGGAGTCAAGAGTTCCGGTAAAGCTGCATACTTCCTTGCCTTATTCCCATACGTCGTTATGATTATTTTACTCATCAGGTTAGTAGTCTATCAATCaagcattttaattataaattaaatattcagatGTTTACAAtcaagaataaataatactcGTACTTAATCGATGAATGTTTTAGGGCTGTGACTCTAGAGGGTGCTGGAAACGGGATCTTATTCTTCATAACTCCACAATGGGAGAAGATTTTGGAAATCAGGGTGTGTATTTCTAAAGTTGTATGATTTACAgtcgtaaattaaaaagatgaCTTTTAAGTTATAACATTGTTTCGTATTTTGTAGGTGTGGTACGCCGCAGTTACGCAGGCATTCTTTTCTCTGTCTGTTTGCTCTGGAGCTCTTATCATGTTCTCGTCTTACAATAATTTCACGCAAAATGTCTACAGGTACGTAGTTACTTAAGATAAACCcacttgcatttattttatataaaatatttttgaaagccGTGTGTATAGGCAATACAAAAGGATTTTGTATTTcagatatatattttcatttacatttttgcCTTTTTAGGGATTCTTTAATTGTGACTACATTGGACACTTTCACAAGTTTGATCTCTGGTATCACGATCTTCGGTATTCTGGGAAATCTTGCGTTCCAACTTGGTTATGACAATGTCAGCGACGTCATTGGATCCGGAGGCTCCAGTCTTGCTTTCATCTCTTACCCAGACGCCATCGCTCAATCCCCATTTGTACCTCAAGTAAGTAATGATACCTACTCACATTATAAAGTTCACGAACATCATAGCTAGCTATTACATAACTAGTTAATTCAATGTTAATTAGCCATTTACATAGACTTCTATTAAAAAAGTACTCAGCCaaacttgttgtttttttacggGACTAATTGGTTCATCCAGTTCTAAGTttcagacgaattgagaacctgaTAGTGCTCATAGGGACAGTCAGAATGTTAAAAAACACAACTGATTTAATTTTGCCTAAGGTTACTACCATATTAGATAGCATGGTTTCCAGTCTGAAATGTTCCTTACAAATTCAAAAGTGACTGAGAATCTCAACTCAGTTTATGTCTCAACCAAGTATTTACTTTCTAGCTCTTCGCCGCGCTTTTCTTCATGATGATGGCAGTACTTGGAATCGGATCGGGAGTAGCTTTATTCTCAACCGTTAACACAATTCTGATGGACACTTTCCCCAGAGTGCCCGTTATATATATGTCGGCAATGGGATGCTCAGCTGGATTCTTGATCGGCCTTGTGTATGTTACTCCGGTAAGcctacattaatttaataacaagttttatttccGACATTTGAGATATTTAAGACTAACTAGTTACATTTTGTCATTACAGGGAGGCCAATACATTCTAGAGCTGGTCGATTATTACGGAGGAACTTTCATGAGATTGTTTGCTGCTATAGTGGAGGTCATCGGGGTATTCTGGATATACGGTAAGGAATATATTCCAAGAACTATAGATGACATACGTAAATGGacctattcaatttaatagcatttttgttatttcaggTTTGGAGAACATGTGCCTTGACATTGAGTTTATGTTGAAAATCAAGAACTCGTTCTATTGGCGAATTTGTTGGAGCATCATCACGCCTGTTATGATGTTGACCGTATTCTTCTATGCATTAATTACTACTGAAGAGTTGCTTTTCGGTGGCACATACGAATATCCGGCTGCAGCGTACGGTacgtatatttctttatttatgtatctGAATGATCTACCCACAAATTGTGGTCATGAATCACGTATAactcttatttaattattgttttattttccagtTGCGGCAACGATTCTTCAGTACGCCGGAATTATATTGATCCCTATTTGCATCATTTTATCTCTTTGGAAATATAGAACCAGCAGTGTCGTTGAGGTATGTATCAAGTCAACTATGGCGTAAAAGTTTATCATAGTATTTTTTGAGTAAGTTATCCATCCTCTTTAAGTTTCGTAAATCATTTCTTTAACAtgtctattttttattctagACTGTAAGACGCGCATTTGGACCGAAAAAAACTTATGGACCTAAGATCCCTGAGATATTCGACGAATGGAAAGAATTCCGTCGTAACGCGAAGTACGACCGCGAACTCAAGCGCAAAAACTGGTTCCACCACATCGGGCTAAGTCTTATCGGCGGCTACCGATGGGGCAAATAGAAAGACTCTTTAAAATGATAGTTAATGTAACGGGTTTATCCCTAAAAGTGATATaagtttaaatctatttatgttgctgtaaaataatacttaagtgTTAGATGCGTGTAGCTGTATTCAAAAACGATGAACAGCAACAATTTTCTTTCTCTATGACCTACACTCTCTACACCTGAGAGGGATGTCAGGTGTCATGCTGTCTTTCTCATTGTTAACTGAAATGTACTTGAAATGTAGAAATATATAGACATTTAAGAACGACACTAAGGGGATTTACAGACGAAGCCACTTAAGTTGAGGCAAATATCAATGTTCCAAAATGAGGATCTAAATCGCCTGACCTGATGCGATTCACTGTTGAGTTTGACAGTTGCTAGTTGCAGCAATTAGGACCTAAGCCATCGATTATAGCAACTGAAAACTGTTGAAGACCACCGGTACTCAAAACTCAAGTTGCTATTATGTGAAACAGCTAGTTGCCAGTTGCtgatcttaatttaattaatttaataaattatttatttaataaattattttagtttactcATTACTCatatgtataagtaaatattttgtgtaactGTGTACAATTAGTTGCACCTATGTATCTCattttaaggaaataaaatattaacctaCGTTGAACGACTTTTTTTACGGTTCGTAAGCCAAGGAGCTACAGCGAAACCATCATAATTCGTTTGTCCTTTGATGTCACGTCTGCAGTTACTTTTTTGGGTTTGAGCCCCAAATCGAATCAAAAATTACTGTTTCTGTATAAACCcgatgaaaatgtaatttaacactataaaaacggctggaccgattatgtataaaatttgaGTGTAGTGACATAAAAGGTGGGCTTTCGattttttaatcctttattattattttatgtaggcACTTGCCGGATGACAGAGCTACGAGTAACAGACAATGCTGAAGTTTTGCTTGTGCCATTATCTTGTTTTGACTACATACAGAATGTGGACGAACCGCGGCCGAGCATATTTGTTAGCAgtctgttttaatttgtattcagACTTTAGTAGACTTTTTTTCGATCAGGTTTTTCTTCAATTGCATATCATTTTTGGCTGCCTCTCCATTGTTTAGATTATTCTTCTACATTTAgcgtattttaaaaaaatgatttctcaTAATATTTAGGGTTTTACacgtataaatataataagttataatggtaagtaaaacaaaactatcatttatccaattatttattgtatatagCTTTTGAAGTTTTAACACATGTTTGTTAAAATTAGCTGACTAAATTCACCGTACTCATGTGAGCTTAAAATCATATGcattcaaactaaaaaaagtaccagatattattttacatattaccTAACCTACGTAAGTaatgaattaacaaataaactgaaattaCAGTTGGAAACAAAGCATAGGGGCAATGCAGGCTTACTTATGtttagatttctttttcttcttactAGATTTCTTCTTATGTTTCcgtttcttcttcttcttcttgtgaTCATCAGAGCTGGATTCAGACTCCGACTCACTCTCACTAGCCGCTCgcttcttctttttcttattgcgtttctttttcttcttacGCTTGCGAGCATCAGAAGACGTCGAAGACGATGAATATTCCGAATCACTAGTTGATTCACTTTCAGAATCTGGTTTCTTTTTGACATTAGTTAGATCCAATTTAATGGTTTCATGGTCGAGTTTAGCTTTTTTTGTCTCAATATACCCTGAAGGCGATAATGAACGTTCGCGTTTCTTAACAATCTCTTCTTTATTCTCGTGATCCGATTCTACATTTTCATCGTAGTCTGGTTCAAAATGAGCTTCATCCAAAGTTGATTTCTTTCTCTCTCGGTCTACATGTACGTTTTTTGGTTCTACGTGGGCATTTTTTTCCAGGCCTCTATCACGCTGGGTATTTTCGTAGTTTAATTTCTTATCTTCTTTCCCAGTTTTATCAATAAACTTCTTTTCATGAGGGCTTCGAGCTCGATGTTTTTCATTAGTCTTTACTGCTTCAGACATCAATCGTCTATCGCTTTTTGCTGATTCCACTCTATCTTGTTGTTTACGACCTCGATCTCTTTCCACGGTTACGCGTCTGTAGGTTTGTTCGCGTTTTGGAGTTTTTGACCTGGACTTGACACGTTCTACAGTACTCTGTACAACTCGTGTTTCTCTTCCCCTTCTCACGTCTTCTACCTTTCCGCCGAGGCGATCTTTAACTGATAGCCGCGGAGGAGGTGTTTTAGAGTACctcttttttctttcatttatttcaattgaccTGGGTTCAGAATCTGCAACTGGAACCGTTATCTGCATGTTGCTCATAGCTGTTTTCGGTACTTCATCACCATAAAGTTTAATTCGATCACTgcttatctttttaatttctatgGGCCTTAAGGTATTAATCGCTTTAGCGAAAATAGCATTTTCGGCACGTTTTATGACATCAGAAGTTACTTTGCTCCCATCTTCTTCTTCCTCAGGTGAAGTAATCTCACCTGGTTCTTTAGATTTTTCTGCATTCTCTTCATCTACTTCCCACTTCGACAATTCAGGCAAACTTGCCAGCATTTCTTTACTTGTTGGGTTGCTCGCTTCCAGGTCGGCTTTCAAATCCAACTCTTCTGCGGTAGCCTGTAGTTCAATTCCGTCGAATGGTTCTTCCTTGGATATATTCATATCATCTTCATTTTTGATCTCTGTAGACCGTGTGTCGCCTTTATCTTCCGTTTTgacataattttcaataatttcctTATCGACCGCTTCTGATGCTTCATCACCGTATAGATCAACCGCTGGCTTTTCAGTTGACTCGGCTGTAGGAGGCGagtcttcttttttaatagttgAAATTTCAGTTTCaacattttctgtttttattacgtcttgttgtttttcaatattaactTCACTACTTTCCTTTTCGTCACCCTTAACGTCAAGTTTTTCAGAATCACCTTCCTCTTTTTTAACGTGATCCTTGtcttttttatcctttttgtCACGCTTTTTCTTTTTGTCCGTATCTTTTTCCTTTTCACGTTTCTTCTTCTTGCGTTctttgattttcttttctttgtctTTGTGTTCTCTACTTCTATCAGCTGATGATTTCTCACGAGtcctttcttctttcttttctctCCTACTCTCTCTATCACGAGAACGCCCTCGAGACTCACTACGTTTTTTCTCCCGAGTGTCTCTACTACGTTTAGGCGAAGCTCGGGCTTTTTTATCAGGAGTTGTTCTATCATGATCCCTTTCTTTATCATAATCCCGGTTTCTTTCATATTCTTTTGTTCGATCTTCACGTCCTTCACGAGCGTCTCGAACTTTTTCATAACCAGTCCTTCGTTCTGAATCACGCGGTCTTTCTGTTTTGTCAGTTGGTTCACGATTTTCATTGAATCTTTCTCTATCGCGACCCTCTCTATCTCTATGCCTGTCATGTTCGACATTAGTTCGCCGCAGTCCGCCTCTGTTGCGAACATTTGACCTAAATCCTGGTCGATTGTGATCTCGAGAGCCACTTTCTTCTCTATAATTATCCCGATAATTAGAATCATGATAGTTTGGCGGTATAACCTCACGAGGATCGGCACTAGGTGGCCTAAATGGCACGCCTGGTTCACGGAAACTATTGTGTGGCATATTGTCCCGAAAACCACCTTCCCTATAAGGTACATTCCTGTAAGAGTTATCACGGAATGGCGGTGGCCCACCTCTAAAGTTAGGATCACGATACGGACCTTGAGGTCCTGGTTCCCGATATTGCTGCCCGTCTCTAAACGGCATCGGGCCTTGATCACGATAATGGCCAGGCCTATAATTATCTCTGTAACGTGGCGGCTGATCACCTACGTGTACAGGTATTTCGTTCGGTACGGGAGGTGGTATTGTCATGTTATCTCTATAACCACCAGGACCATCATTATGGGTATACGATGGCGGCCTGTAAGGATCTCTGTAATTAGGAGGAGGCAATCGGTCGCGATCTATCGAACCGGGCGGGCCAAATTGAGGCTTTTCAAAAGGCGACGGTTCGAAGCCGGGCACAGGCGGTTCAACACCGGGTGGTATTTCTTCAAAGGGTGGACCGTCATATCGCCCTCGATAACCTGGCAAAGGTTGGTCAGATTGAACTGGGAGGTTACCCATTGGAGGCATTTGTTTGACACCCATTGGTGGGTATCCTGGTGGCGGAGCGCCGCTCCTAGGCCCgtatctgaaaaataaagacattccATGTTAGTTGAAGCAATGAAAGCATTACACTTATAACAAGTTCGGACCAAAGTGTTCAGATGCTAGCCAACATTTCCATACTTATGCATATCTAATCATTTGATTTTTACTCATGATTATACGATAAGATGTCCATTACATTTATTAGAATTGTATCGCTCAAGTAAGcttctatacaattattttgtttaaaaaataacatggcCGCAGCACTTAAGCAAATAGCCACTGCCATTTGAAGCCTGTTGAAAACGCATTCTGGTATGACAAGTGATTGTTGGCCGAAATGGTTAATGTATGTTGGCAAACAAATAATACGCATTGTCCAAAGCGAGTGCTCTCATTGACGTATCCTCGTCTCtgacttttttataaactaaatatttgctGCGCGAATCGAAcctgtaataaaaactatgatcagaatcaaaataaattaacctgAACTAGCAAACTGAATAAAAGTTTCTGTtgtataaagaaaatgttaaaataggGACAATAAATCGACATCAATATTAGTGATTAGCAAGAACATAGGATCAAAAATCTTTAAAGCTAATCTTCGTTAGAAAAAAGAACTATCTTGAAACGAATCAGTTATTAATAATACCGAGATTGACTTTCCTCCAGTgcgaattttttttaaacttttcagtACTGATATCTTACGCCATTAAAGTCTAGCCTTGGTTTAACAATGCTCTATCTTGACTCGCTTAAAACAATACGACACAATCTTTATACAACAGAAAGTTTTATAATGATACCGTCAACACAAAAGTGACAGtcaaatgtattatattagtCATGACATATGACGTCAGTGCCTCATGGTATCGCACCTAGGGCCCTATTATCAAACGAGTTAATACTGTAAGAAATAATTCTACGGAGTAGTAAACAGATGACGGCCGTAAATTGTATAtgatattactattttattaggACTCTACATTTCAGACCGAGTTACTATACCTTTTGAGATACGAAACACTCAACTTGATGACATGCTATCCGATAACTGACGGAGAACAGTTTAGTAAAAAACTGATCTAGGGCGGGTCGGACTCGCGCCATTAAGggtttgtaaaactattaaaatgacTAGCAACCGTTGCTAACATCCATGTTTAAGcgaaaaaagtaataattcatCTAAAACTCAATTATAAGCTATTTCAGCTTGGACAGACCAACTAACAGCAGATTCTCAGTAACAGGGCTCCATTTAATATTCTTTGGGTACGGAGCCCAAAAAAGGTATCTTCCACTTGGTTAAATGAATTTAATCGACATGACACACTAGAACCATTACATATCAgcttgaaatattaatttagaattataagtaattttgaTCGAAATCATTTTTCATATGTGTACTACTCCGCCGCCATCTCAAATGACAAATAAAGTAGCGCTAGCACTCATGAAAAGACTTTTCTTTGATCCACACGAGATAATACAATAACTAATACGAGAAAACAATAAACTGTACTGTCGACTCTCTTGAGCCTTAAAATGTACAGTCAACGAGTAACACTCGTTTTCAATGATGTTATTATGTTCCGCTCAATGGCAAAATGTTGAGATGAACGTTTAGTCCATTCATGAAGATTCAAACGTAGAATATTAGACAGTCACTACAACTAATGAAGCTCGTGTTAAATATTGACAGAGTAACTATTTAGTTACATAAGGTGCAACCCTGTAAATAATACATTCTTTTTCATAGTGAGATCTAGTTTACCCGCAGTCTGTTGTTGCAGCCGTTCCCGTCTTCCTGAAGGATTCTTTCAGCAACATAGACCGACAACTCGTCTTCTTCACTAGAAAAGCATTTCAGATGAAACTGCCTTAAAATAgcaaattaacaataatagtTAAACCTATACAAGTTATACAGTAAGACAACAggaggatatattttttttatacatttggcGTTCTATTAAATTTCGATGTGACAtagttattaacataaaaatgtctCTAAACTTGcttatatatttgatttatacAATCCTAGTGATCAAATTAAGTTTAACACAATGTTTGTACACCACATCGTTGGATACAATAAGTGTCTTCTAATGTCGTCTACTTTCTCAACGTACATAGTTTAATCGATTATCCTAATCGATACAACATTATtaaagtttgatttttattattaaaaagcaaatataaaacaGCTAAAAACAAGAACATACAATATTCGTAACATATGTCATTGTACGTACAAGTCcaaacaagaaaaaagaatcaaaagcaaaaataatacaaagctCCCGACAACTAGTCCACATCCTGAAATTCTTGTATTGCGTCGCTTTTAAAAAACTTACAAGCAACATAATTCAACATACATAATGTGCTAATTTAGTGATGGCTATAGACCTTGACATTCACAGTTGACTATGTTTACACTAAGAGGTACAAAAGCGAGCCTAAATAATGCACAAGTAAAGGCTGCTGTTACGTTTTATACATACAAAGTCACAAATTAAGTGTTACATTTAATCCAAAGGATTAAAACACACGATAAACAAATTATGGCGAATATAGAAATTAACTTAGAACTTATTatacaattacatttatatgcttaaataaatacatgaattgataaattaaattgataatacaACAAGATGTGACGTTTAGTGTTGCAGTGGCACCACTGCTAgtattcatacatattttcgGATCGCTACAGTGGCTCCGTCACTGCCATATAGTGGCGCCACTGTAGCTTTCCCTTAACCTACTTATCTAGAGGCACCCTAAGCCATACTTATACATAACAAGAAATCTATGTTACTAAGAGAGATTTTATTACGctttacacaataaaataatcttacatTGCATCACTAAAACTTTTACATTGAACTACAAATAACATCATACACTTATGTTACAATTTTCAGCAATAGTTATAAATAGCGCATCAATCAAAATatgcacacattttttttaatttcttaaaaatgtcATACACGTACAAATACATCTGTATACGGCCCAAAGTTAGACGGAGTAAAGTAATTAAGAGTTATTTGTAAGCCAATTAAGTTGCAATTACTTGAAATAACGGTTTATtgacacgtatttatcgggatcactCGAGTTGCTAAGCTGTCGCGGCAGTGGGATTGCAGTGTGTGATTCGCGATCACATATGTAGTTAAATCTACTAGACTAGCGATCCCGATGATTACGCATTAGTAAACCAGTATATCAAGCAATCATAAATCCGCCTCACGAAACTTTGACGACGTCACGACGCtttgaaaacattcaaatactacttcaacaaaaaataagaaattcagCACTTTAGtaacaaactaaaaaacacCGTGTTTTGGCTTAATAATTGAAACGCAAAAAATGAGTACATACTTATCCATATTTACACAAACAAACTAATGTATTACAAAAAGTAGGAACACCGAGATTATCTACCTAATAAAAAGTGGCAATCAcaggaaataaaaaacaaatgtttgagaaaataaattgtattcatCACAGTTAAATATCACATTTGACTTTCAGTCTTACATTTTATACATGCCTTAGAATTGcagtactaaattaattatatatatcaTTACTTACTTTGTAAGTTTCAAAacgaaatacatatttttattatgatttcttGACATACCAAAACCAGTTTTAATGTCGGATTAGGTCATTTTTAACTACAGAGTAGAGACGTACTTTGAAATTCCGGCTATTCTGTTATGAGACAATAAACacactaaacaaatattttctattttatagttTAGTCTTCCAAGTTATTGATGGAATCACAAATACtaacaaaatgtacttttacgTATTTaccatgtatttatttaacaggaCAATGCCAGTAAATGCACATTCAAGCCCTGACTTATATGTCTATAGCGCCATCGGGAAACAAAGTCCATTTTGTTATCTTTTGATTACGTATCGTATGCACGATCCAGCAAATCCCATCACAATTAAAATGTCCGTAATCTCTAACTTTTTGATTAATATGATAAACACATGACCGATATGCCAAAAGTATGATTGATATATTCCATTATCTAAGTCTTACGAGCTATTTTCAATGAAGAAAACTGACTGATACAAACAAGAACAGTACAAAGACAAGTCATGATAGACAGTTTAGTCCTCAATAAGCGCTCGCAGTTAACGTATAATTTATAGTTCAGATTAACATCAGTTATTCAAAGGACGTCTCTGAATACAGCCGACTGATTATAGGGTAAAACTCAACAAAATCTTGTCATTAGTCTTACTTTACCCatacataatacaaaacattaatatattaaataccaGTACAAAAGATAAATAGTTAAGCAAACTCTTTAACATCTTATTATCAGTACACGATTTCAAGCGTTCTTCCAAAACGAGCTCTTACCCTTATGTCTTCCATGACATAAGAGTAAAACATACATCTTATGAgctaaaacataacaataaaaacacatacatGTTATTTTCCAGGCTTGAAAAACTTTCTCTCAACTATTTTGTGAACTTGAACGCCTGCAACTTATGCTACAACGTCAGTCTGCCTAAAAGGTCCTAGCCAAATTAGCCATTACCAAAATTCATCAACGCAAATGTTCACATCGTCATAATGCCGCAAGCCTTATCGCTATTTCGAGATATTAAAAACTAGGATAACCTTATATGTCGCAGCCATCTAAATAGATTTAATGACCTCATTTGTGCAAGCCTGACAAGAGTATTAGACGTCGGCGAACGACGGCCGTCGTGAACTGGTTCTATAGGCCGATATTCATAAGTGATCAATGTACACACATTAAATGTCAATAGAATATAGAAATCTATATTTTCTGGTTGGtatacaatagggatgacgttTTAAGGTCTTTCCGATTagtgaataattattattttattcttttacccCGCAAACATTATCCTCTCAAATGACTGTGGGTAGATAAAAGTACGAGacaatatctataaataaattttacgttGAGGTTATGTTACAAACTTCCACTCCTGAAATTTATTGTAGTAAGACAACTATTCTTTTATTGCACCGATAAAACTAGTGTATATTTGCTTAATTGTCTATCTGGACGATAGACGTACGTCATCCCTATTTTTAACACAAGATTAGGACAAATAGAAGGAACTGGCACCCTGCTTAaatcaaaaaagaaataaatttgtctcatttaaaattagtttattttaagtaaaatgtgtCAACATCTGCTATCGGTCTTCTAAGTCAAAACTAAACAactaagaatattttaacatagttgcatattcttaaaaaagataaagaacGGCATAGCCTACACATAAGCTAGGTGGCAGTAGTTCCAGCACTCGTTTCTACTTCCCTCTACTTGTCTATGTTCCACGCTAACCGCGTTACAcatacaataaagaatattctatgtTATTTTACTCTTAAAAGTAAACTATATTAACGACTAGAGTTTCTTGATTTTTATACTTGAAATCGTGTAGTACAAAAAGCTTTCATCACAGTAGGAGTTACTTTAAATCCATAAATGTATCACAGCTTCGGAGGTAGGTTGAACAAGTCAAGTCAATGAACCATTCGGTATATCATTACGTACTTACCACAAGGCTGACAAATCGTCATAACATCACACCAGTTATTTGAAGTTTCGATAGCACGTTTATTtgtttcatgaaaatataatacattcaacaaatattcatgtttaaaaagcttaaaCTAACACAGTAAAAACAACGTAATAAAAGGTTAACTTAGTCCGTTGAGTTTTTACACTGAAACGCGAACACAGGTTCAATCCGCTCAGCAATTTCATAACATCAACGAACAAACACATTCTCTTAGACGCTGGTAAAGGGCGCATGAAGACACTATTTAGACTGTTACAATCGTACCTGGCTCCGTAGGGCGGCTCAACAATACGTCGGGGCGGGGACAACAGTTCATCGTAAACACCAGCATATCTGAGAAAAGAGAAAATCAAATTGAGCAAATGTGAATCTAAGCGTTTACAACTTGCTCTAGTACAGCCTAGTCGTAAATAAATTATCCGAAACAATATGTCTATCTGTCAAAGTGTTGTCATTGTTTTTCAT is a window from the Trichoplusia ni isolate ovarian cell line Hi5 chromosome 3, tn1, whole genome shotgun sequence genome containing:
- the LOC113491973 gene encoding E3 ubiquitin-protein ligase RBBP6 isoform X1, translated to MSVHYKFKSALDYDTVTFDGLHISVGDLKAAISQQKRIGKTSDFDLQITNAQTKEVYVDDNTLIPKNTSLLVARVPLSQQPKKQWEGTNSNQASLHKDVAPNKGLADLSRMEGSEQDKINAMISQSTFDYDPSNYQKIRGQNQRGLVPTNYICYKCQKRGHWIKDCPAANSGDPIEIRRSTGIPRSFMVPVEGPKAPGAMMTPSGTFAVPAVDHEAYLASENAGGADTPTNAPAAPDMNIPDELICSLCRDLLTDAVMIPCCGNSFCDECIRGALLESEDHECPDCREKEIAPTTLIPNRFLRNSVSSFRNQTGYSRRMPHRPAAAPVQQQHAPIEPPPVPQVQPPPNGTAQPGSSGEGRVEASAASVPIASSGPSRPSGPSVPSRPSGPSGPTRPSGPSGPNRPSGPSGPSRPSGPSGLSKPGPPSVASAAAGDESDGSADDNITLTLPAAHRAPAPAPAPADRHRHPRYVQPPPGMKPPALETPPNMLINMPRIDEQRASTPTIDERRDTLPNQVVFNRGAPPPFIPGALPPPRRYNSPFRRTMGSNGPRPYNDRYPPEPYQPPPPGIKDSPTNGHGEDPLEAFNRMIREKEMRAKRREEERRRAVSGSRSSRSRTPRSPRSPRSPRSPRSPRSQRSARSPRSPRSPRAPRSPRLRYSRSRSISRGRLRRSPWSPRRRRTRERTLSLTRSPSPRRRHRSPLRYRSPLRSPLRSPLVRSPLRTPLRSPLRSPPRSPLRSPPRSPLRSPLRVPMRSPPPQRNMSPHRYAGVYDELLSPPRRIVEPPYGARYGPRSGAPPPGYPPMGVKQMPPMGNLPVQSDQPLPGYRGRYDGPPFEEIPPGVEPPVPGFEPSPFEKPQFGPPGSIDRDRLPPPNYRDPYRPPSYTHNDGPGGYRDNMTIPPPVPNEIPVHVGDQPPRYRDNYRPGHYRDQGPMPFRDGQQYREPGPQGPYRDPNFRGGPPPFRDNSYRNVPYREGGFRDNMPHNSFREPGVPFRPPSADPREVIPPNYHDSNYRDNYREESGSRDHNRPGFRSNVRNRGGLRRTNVEHDRHRDREGRDRERFNENREPTDKTERPRDSERRTGYEKVRDAREGREDRTKEYERNRDYDKERDHDRTTPDKKARASPKRSRDTREKKRSESRGRSRDRESRREKKEERTREKSSADRSREHKDKEKKIKERKKKKREKEKDTDKKKKRDKKDKKDKDHVKKEEGDSEKLDVKGDEKESSEVNIEKQQDVIKTENVETEISTIKKEDSPPTAESTEKPAVDLYGDEASEAVDKEIIENYVKTEDKGDTRSTEIKNEDDMNISKEEPFDGIELQATAEELDLKADLEASNPTSKEMLASLPELSKWEVDEENAEKSKEPGEITSPEEEEDGSKVTSDVIKRAENAIFAKAINTLRPIEIKKISSDRIKLYGDEVPKTAMSNMQITVPVADSEPRSIEINERKKRYSKTPPPRLSVKDRLGGKVEDVRRGRETRVVQSTVERVKSRSKTPKREQTYRRVTVERDRGRKQQDRVESAKSDRRLMSEAVKTNEKHRARSPHEKKFIDKTGKEDKKLNYENTQRDRGLEKNAHVEPKNVHVDRERKKSTLDEAHFEPDYDENVESDHENKEEIVKKRERSLSPSGYIETKKAKLDHETIKLDLTNVKKKPDSESESTSDSEYSSSSTSSDARKRKKKKKRNKKKKKRAASESESESESSSDDHKKKKKKRKHKKKSSKKKKKSKHK